The window CTCATCATCATCCACTTCAAGCATTATCTGTCCTGCAGCTACTCATAAGGAATAAATGGTGGAGGTCAATGACCACCCAGCAAAACCATGACAACACTCATTTTGAACAAGCATGGGGGCTTGAGCAGTTCAACTTTTTTGGTGGTAGGAcgctcatttttttattttcagaagatCTAAAAGAACTTACTGTGGTACGGGTACACGGATCAGAGTGCCATCGAGCTCTGGGTTAAGGTTCATTTGACTCTGGCGCAATGCGTTCACCACTGCAGGGGCACTCTACaaggagaaaacagaaaatgcaatgtATGAACTTACAGATGCTTGAAGCCCAGCTCGACACTATGTATTCATTATGATATTGGAAGCAATGAATATCTTGCATTTTAAGTGCTGAAGAAAGGCTTAGAATAACATGTGACCCTGTGAATACTTAAAGAGTGGGGCTGCTTATGCAAAAGCAATAGCTTGGCTCTCCAATGGACTGGCTTGTCTGCAAACTGCCCCAATCAATTGCCCCCAATTCTGCACACAGTTCAAATCAATTGCCTCCCCCCCCCATTGTGCACACAGCTCCAATCAATTGGCCCCCACCCCCATtttgcacacagctccaattgaTTGCCCCCCATTATGCACACAGATCCAATCAATTGCCCCCCTCTATTCTGCACACAGCGCCAATCAATTGCCCCCACTATGCACACAGCTCCAATGAATTGCAGCCCCTCATTCTGCACACCGCTCCAATCAATTCCCCACCCCCCTGCCCATTTCTCCAATTCATTTTTTCTCCCTCTGCACAATGcttcaaaaaaattgtttcccCCTATACACGGCTCCAATCCATTGCCCCCACCCATGGCTCAAATTTATTAACTCCACCCACACTGGGGGGTTTCCCAAGCACACTGCTCCAattcacccccctccccccctgcACACCGCTCCAATCCATTGTTTCCCCCCTGCCCAATGTTCCAATCCACTGTCACTCCCCTGCAAACCGCTCAAATCCATTGTTATCCCATGCCAATGCTCCAATccattgacccccccccccccccccccccccccccccccccacctttccTGCCGAATGCTCCAATCCATTGCTTCCAACACCATCATTTAACTCACACCTTCTGCGCCCAGGACACTTTGGATTCACCCAGTTACAGCACTTTGTACATTTGTGTTCTATGTCACTAACCTCAGGAAAACTTGACATGTTGATAACGAAGAGTCGAGGAGATTTCATGGTGATCTGTCCCAAATGACTTAACGGTAATTTGCCATCTTTCGTGGTGACAACAATATGGTCAAAAGCACCTGGAGATAAAGCAGCAccaacacaaaaatgtaacagtGCCTGTGTTGTGTAAACTGTGCCTGAAGAATAGCATGCAGAAAGATgtcagtggtctctctgcagctgtCCTTTACCAAATCCTTACTATGCCTTTGGGGAGTCATAACTACAGTTCAACAAacaaagacccccccccccttctcttgtTGGTTGTTGGAGTTTAAAACAGGCAACTGCTATCAATCAGAACTATTTGCTTGACACAAGCGGCGTGGCTTTTACTGACATTCAATCATTGTGTGTAAGTAACCCCCGGCACCAATGGAAGTCTAATGCCAGGGTGGTGCCCCCATTACCTACTTGGGGAGGTTCTGATGTTCAGGTTTTTGTTGAAGTCTTCTTTAAGGCCATCCAGAACCGTCCTCAACTCCTGCTGAACGTTTTTCAGATCGATGATATCTTCAACCAAAGAGGTGTTGATGTTGACTCTGGCCTGGGCCTGTCCTTTGCTTTTGCCTGAGTGCAAAAAACGGCATTTAGTACACCGGAACCCTTACATACCTTTCCCACCATAAGGGACAACCAAGCCAAAAGGGTGAATCGTACTTTGTGATCAGTGAATCCAAGACAAATGTGCTagcacactgcattacagctatttccCCTCATCTCTGAATTCATCCAATGGGAAGGTCCGTTAGATGGGATCATGTGACCTTCAAAGCTGGAAGAACAATACATCctagactacatttcccagcatccctggaAGCCATGTGTCAACAGGAGGAAACAAGGGTTGTAGTCAcaggaatataaaataaacaaagggGTCCTGGCTGTGTGGATGGGGGCAAAgctgcagccaatcacagctgCGCAATGAGGAGGGGGGAGGGTTAGTGAATATGTAACATTCACTTCCAGAGGCAATACTTACAATTGACACAAATCAACCTGATTGGATGATTTGGGGTCCAGTGGGGCTTTGGGACAGCAGAAAGATGGCTGGGCATGGAGAAGGTGGGGCTACTGTTGAAGCAGCGGGGGGGGGTCCTTCGGCATTTTTTGCCCCAGATGTTTAAAGACTTTGCCCCAATATTGGTGGATGTAAACCCGAATCATTAAAGTTAGATCACTCCAGAAAAGTTGGCTGCCACCcctttttgaacttttttgttgatcctgccagtttccttcactttctggGTTGGGGTGAAAATGCAATCCATGGGCAGTTCACCCGTGTTAATGTTCCTCTGCCCCGTGTTCACTGCCCGGTACCAAGCTGCCTATGTCCCCTTGGGGGTGGTCCTAGGCTATAGATAGCTGTCAATCAATAGAAAAGGACCGCCCCCAAGGACTGCCCTGTCTGGGTGGAGTCAATAAAAAGGaccttccacttttttttttttttaaataatttctccATTCAAACCCTTTTCCCTTCCGcaatcaaattatatattttttgtgtgctgGGACCTCACTTCTTTATTTCTCACCCAGGTCACTGCCCCTATGTATGTAATTTGAAGCCAGCTGCCCATGTGCTAGCTTAGGAGTTGGTTGCCCATGTACGTACAGTATACgtgcatgctgcagagaagggcCCTTGCTCTAAGTAGTGGTTTCTCCGCAGAGGTCAGCCACACCCTCTGCTGAGTCCAATCCACAGccctccaatcagcagggagcacgGGTAATCCACACCATTAGTATGTATAGGAATCACATGACCAGAGGTAGGTGGGCATTCCCAATACAGGATAGTAATGGAAGCCAACTCACCTTTGCTGCTTTTTGTAGCGAGCGGCCTGATCATTCGGACCCTGAGGGGTTGTTGCTGGGGTAGCATTAGTGGCGCCTCCCACAGGCACGTCACTGCAGTGCATCTCAGCTGTTGTAGTGCCGGCCGGAACTTTCCCAAACACGTCAGTGCCATGGCAGGATCTCAGCTGCGGGGAAGAAAAGGGTAAAGGGCAgagtcattaaaaatgaaaagagacCAAGCAGTCATAGAcccacccccagcctgtgactggactggttattattattaatcaacaggatttatatcgcgccaacatattacgcagggctgtacattaaatagccatCTTTTTGTCATGCGGCTTTCTCCCCCAATCAGATTGCTTCGTATCAGCACATGGCATGTACTTCCTGTTACATAGTGACAACTGTCATTGTAttgtgctcttgtgttgtcactcTGTCAAGTGGTCCCCAGGTGTGACACACATTGCCAAGACAAcaaccagtgttgtcaccatGCTCTATGCTGTCCTGACAATATTACATTGTAGCACCCCCTAATACCACCACCAATGTATCAGAAGTGACCCCTAAGTCACCGCACCCCAATCACTGTCCCTCTATCAGTGGCCCCTCGTCCTTTTCCCTTCCTCTCCACATTCACTTCTCCCACCATGCAGTCACCTCTGCCCAGGACACTTCCAGCCTCACATGACGTCATCTAGACGCGCCGTGAGGATATAAAGTCGCGTAGTGATGATGTAGGCGGTTTGGCTGGGAGGATGATTCGGTGAGCTGCGATCTCTCCGGTAAATAAAGCggtgtgtggggggagggggggcgaTGTACCGGTGGGGGATGGCAGATACATGAAGGGTTTGTATCCGGGGTATAAAGGGTCGGAGTGTCGCTGGGgtactacaagtctcagcatgccTAATGTCAAACCCTGGCCCTTGGGTGGTGATTGTGGCCCTCGAGCctcagttgtttttatttttattcttgctcGGTGAATTCGATGCTGTCTGCTCCTTGTTATTGTTTAGTTCCTCTTCTGTTATGTAATGGTGATAAGGCTGGGGGGTCACAGCTGGTGAGAATGGAATTTACATGGGCCCTAGGAAGCAATGATCTCTGTGGGGCCCGTGACTGCCTCCTTCCTGTATCTTGTATGCGACGCCCCACTGACCCCCCCAGTGTCGTATCTCTGGCCCCCGACCGAGCCCCCCTAGTGTCGTATCTGTGGCCTTCGACCAACCCCCCCCACAGTGTCGTGTCTGTGGCCCCCGACCGACCCCCACAGTGTCGTGTCTGTGGCCCCCGACCGACCCCCACAGTGTCGTGTCTGTGGCCCCGGTGTCCTGTATATGGCCCCCTGACCATGCCCCCATCCCCTATGTCCTCTTTGGCCCCGGATAAGGTAATCAGGACATTTACATGATTATGGTGTTATAATTTTGGTCACATGACCCTGGGATCCAGGTATTTCCCCCTATTCGCATTTTGGTCCCCTGTAACCTGTTCAGGGTCTAAAGAACGCAATGGCTCCTCCTTCAACTGCTTCTGCAGATTGTCCAATCAGACTGCATGTTGCGACCACCAATAAACTGGCCCGTCACTGTCCTGTACAGACGAGTGATGATTCTTAACGTTCCTGCTCTTTTTGTTGTGGATTTTATGTTTTCAATGCAACCAATAAAAGGATCTTCGTTTGGCTTCGGATTACCCACCTTTACAGCAGAACTCGGGCTGGGTgagaaaaaagcagcacaagacaCCAATCGGATGTATTTAGATTCTGGCAGTGTGCTGATAGGAAAACAGAAAAGCACGCTGCTTCTCGCTAGCATTTCACTCGCCAGTCACAAAGCAAGGCAGGAAATAGACctgaaagtgaaagtaaaactacAGCACAGAAATCTTAGGTTCCCTTGTATAAGCCCCACGCAATCCTTTCTTTCTCTAAAACGCTCGGTGTAAACAATGGGAGCACTCAGTGTCCCCACGGTCGTTTATTGGCTGCGATCCTGTTCTTCCCATATCTGATGTAGAACAGCATTCACGGATGACAGATTACATATAATCTGATTTAAAAATCAAATTCCTCTGGGAATAAAATGTTAGGGAATGACGTGGCATGCACTGTTTGCAGTAACGAGCCCGGCCGTCTGGTACTCATCAGACTCCTCTGTTGTCAGCGCGGCCCATAATATTGTACAGGGCCGGCCTGAGGAAGACCCAACGTCGGGTTTGATTTATACGTTAAAGAGACTGTGCTTCTGCTTAGCTGGCTCCTTGGGGGCGGAGACATTACTCCTCTGGTCATGTGATTGGTTACTAGACTCTGGCACTTTCAAAGGGGAGCAGGTAACATATCCCATATACCTGGACCTTCCATTTATGCCCGTCAGCTATGGAGGAACAAAAGGAAGGGGAGAAAAATGCACTTTGCACTTTTCCCTTCATGGGCAAGGCAGTGGTGTCTCCGCCCCAGAGGAGTGGAGGGCAAACTGCAGGgaaaaactgatttttctttgggtgactcccaggtcaggacaggcagctaGCAGATGTTGGGAGCACCAGGAAGTTACGTAGGAGCTCTGGGGTCACAAGCAGAAGCTGCAGGGAGAAGGCCACTTACCATAGCAATGGGGGGTATTCACGCTCAGTGATGCTCCACTGTAACATTAGGTTCCATAGCCAATCAGTGGAGCCGCTTTGGCACAGCCAGAATCTTTCTTGCTTTATAAGTTGATTCTTTCCATCAACTTTCAATATTCGCCACCTGTTGACTATTACCCAGTACTGCAGCTCAAATCTGCTGTGCACACCTGACCTTATTATTAGACTTTAATGTGATCCCTAGCCAAGCCTGGCAAGCAATGGAGTCAGTTTGCTCATAGAGGTCTTTATATCTCTGACATTTTTGCCCTATATCCTATTTTTCTAATGTTTGGACCACCATTCTACTTTCCTAATCTTAAGCCTGTCTGTGCTAGGTGGGGGCAACTGAAATCTTCACCCAAGAGCCACGGCAGCCATTATCATCCAACAATATATTACTTGCCTCTTGCACTAGAAATCCTTCCTGGGGGTCTTTACTGGCCAGAAATTTCTAACAGTTCTGGGTGTGTTGGACCACATGTCCCAAATGAGTGCTTTGGTTCCATCTGCCAACCTCAACATAGTGACTGTGCCCCCTAGAGGCCAACAAGAGAAACCTTAGTACTGAACAGGCACAATGCAatgattttaatgtaattattgaCCATTGGGGTTGGATGCCATGTTGTCAGTGTCTGTTACTCTTTaactaaagttattttgtatcaTGAAGATAGAAATTatgaaataacactttttttttctttgtttgtagcACTTTGTTTGTAGGACGAATCGATGGAGGAAGATTTAAAAACCTTACCCCTGGAAAATGCATCGATCCTGTCGGAGGGCTCCTTACAGGATGGACACCGCTTATGGATAGGGAATTTGGATCCCAAAATCACAGAGTAAGACTTTCTTTTATATATCAGCCTGTGACCTTATTGGTGGAAAGCTCGGCCTGTCTGCAAATaggccaagctgtccagcaaGAGGCGGCTGCTTGTGGTTCAGACAAACGGGGCTCCAGAATCAATGCAGGAATTGAAAATTCTCCCTGCAACATTCAGATGGACTCTACTtacatccttttttatttgctgAGGTTCCATTAAATCTTGTTACTGTGCAAAAACCAAAATTACATCCACTATGCATTGTGTCGCTTGTCCACCCTGTAATATAGTTTGATTCCTTGTTGATCCTGCCTGTAGATCTGTTACTTTTCAGCTTCCtctgacagggtgacaacgctgttgGTTCTGTAGTAGGATTACACATCAGTTGTCACCCTGAATTTAAATGGAAGTCCAACTTGAAACCAGGAAAGGGAgtttttgcagaaaggtacaAGCGATGTTCTTTCTGTAATATGTActgttacctgcctgatcgctgagctgcgcatgcataTACCAGAGTTGGTTGCGAGGATACCCGGCACAGTTACTTGGACTGAATTTTCTCATACCGGCTCATGATGGCAGAAGATCAGAAtgtagaagagaagaaggaagtgTATGTCAGCGCCCTTGATGGAGCAGGGACAGGTGGGTATACACTGGGTTTACTTCTCATTTAGGGGCAGAGTAGCACACTGGGTGGGATGGTCTTTTGATACAGAGCGTTGCATTCTGGGAGACAGTGAGAAGCTATTCAGAGTGCTTgtgaggagtctggctgcagatcTTGTCCTTGGTGCAGTCCTCCAATTGTGGAAAGGTGAAAAGGTGAGGGCAGGGGAGCGCTGAAATGATTGCTGGATGTAACAATAAAAGAGGAGAAGGCAATATCTGGGTTTGCCATGGCATTTCATGCACAGAAATTGTCTATTTATCCTGCTGGActtttgaatatttgattttttttttgtgggttttgtaaccttttttttgaGATTTGTTTGGTTACCATTTCTTATTTCAGCACAAATCTAGAAATAACCTTCATTGTCCTTCCTCCAGGTACCACCTGTTGAAGCTCCTACAGAAATTTGGGAAGGTGAAGCAATTCGATTTCCTATTTCATAAGTCTGGCCCACTGGAAGGTCATCCCAGGGGTTACTGCTTTGTAAATTTTGAGACAAAAGGGGTAAGTCAACACGGCTgctttctgtaatatttattccATGAGCTAGTGGAGTGGAGTAGTTTGTAAAGCAACAATGCTGAAGCCATAAAGCACTGAGCTTCATGGCCAGAGGCATGGTCACGCTTCCAAATGATGGGGTTCCGATGtctccagtgaagggtcctggtatttctccatcatacaaagacattgcagacaattgtgctcctccagccctgtggtcacagtttggtgaagacccttttctgttcccccatgactgtgccctggggtacaaagccagctccataaagatatggggtcaccagtttggtgtggaggaactgaGTGCCcaacacagagccctgacctaaACCTTACTGAACACTGAAAGGTTCTGAAcggttcttggctctattcctatTCTCCTattctctcaccatcccagtgtctctcagtgcatcataacaggcgcccgggaagaattggtcaacgacgcatacactcgtatggtatcaagcaatcttcaactttattataacaaacatctagtttatatatcataacaatatgccatGGTGCATATTGGGATCAttcctttgggatgaattggaaaggagagccaggtcttctcctccaacatcaCACCAACATATATGGCCAGATGTATGaaggacacccccccccccccccaaaaaaaagggcCAAATTTTgaaaggccccccccccccccccctaaataaTGGAGACCAGATGTCCCCAGTGAAGGATCATCATACAAAGCCATTGTAGACAATTCTGGGCCCAATGGGGTCAAAAGTCTGAGGATCCTATCCTCTTCATGGTTGGTTTTAGAGGTTTCCAGTAAAGGGTCAAACATGAGACAATTGtgtcttccagccttgtggtcacagtttggtgaagactcatttctgttcccccatgactgtgccccggggtacaaagtcagctccataaagacatggggtcaccagtttgttgtggaggaacttgtgtcctgcacagagccctgacctcaaccctactgaacatttTAGGGAGGAATTTGGGAGGAACACTGAATATGATCCAGTTCATCCCATCAATCAGCAATACCTGACCTCATAATCTTTGGCCTGAGTTTTTGGCTGCTTGAGTGCTTCTTGACCTCACTAACCAGAAATCGTTATGGAGCCTCCCTCTCCCTCTGGATATTCTAGTCAAAGCAATTCAGTTTCCAATAAACTGACCCCCAGaaaacaatgagaacaaaccaTTGCCTGACGATTGAAGGATTCCTGATCCCCCTGCTGAACTGAGGGTTTTAAAACTCCTACACCCACATTACTACTGTAACTTGTAATGTTGTAGGGGCCACTGAGAGGAACCAGTGAGCCCGATAGGGGTCAAAGGAATGAAGGTTCATCAGCTAGAAGTTTCTGCAGGCAGTAAGAAAGGTAAGTATCTCTTTTGccagaaacttttattttagtgacaGAATGGCTTTATATTCTTAAAATAACAGCTGAAGGATTGAAAATTATCATTTCAATAATGGCCATACAATATATTCGGAAGGGGAGATCTCACAAAGTCCTTGATTACTGTATAATGTCAGTGAATGAGTCTACAAATGAACATTCACCCAAATATCCACACATGAACTGGACCTTTTCCATCAAGACCTGGCATTGGTTTTAGTATGTTCATTAacttggtttattattttttttttttttttactctctcgAACAGGAAGCAGAAAAGGCCATTCAGTGTCTCAATGGGAAGATGGCCCTATCAAAAAAGTTGGTTGTTAGATGGGCTCATGCACAAATTAAGGTAAATGACACTACGTGCCTCTTACTTAAATCTTTTTAAGTGGACCTCAACTCAAAGCTGCCTATGCAGTcctgtaaagcagtggtccccaaccttttggagcttgcgaaccactaaatccatggactACGGACTACTTACCTTCGGTCTTATTTTCCTCCTGAAAGTTTGCAGTGCTCTCTAAGGTATCCGAGAATGCCTAGGCCTACTGCCCCATAGCTTAAgatttgcagtgtgagatcatctaaggcattgctgcctctgactgctagttTTACAAGACTATTTTCTGTGTGTTCTTTCAGAAATACGATAATtacaaaagtgaaaaagtttTACCAATCAGTTTGGAGCCTTCATCAAGCACTGAGCCGACACAGTCTTCACTCAGGTAAGTACAGGGAGTTAttaatatcctaaaaaaaaacccagcccacctctgtatgtaaaatgtttgtgttttctttgcgTTTTGTTGCCAAGCCCAATAAGTCCTACATTAGCCACATGGCTCACAGGCATAACATGCACATGATCGTTTCTAGCGACAAAAGGCATTGCggcattcatggatctgtcagtaTGGATCCATGACCAACATTAGCCAGCCACTGTATAcaagtcagattctcacctgagaagAACCCAACTATtcatatcgggcgagaatcatctaacgtgtatATGTAGTCTTAGAAACAGCAACCcgattgtttttttaagaaatcatccAAATATTCTATTGCCGCTACTACAGTCCATGGCCATTTTGGAGGCAACTAATAAACCTACCAGAATGTTTTCacgatatatttattttaaatgtcgcTAAGGgcagaatatacatttttgattttgaagTCTGTTATAAGCATTGACGCAACCACCACCAGGattgcatttgtacattttttcctcctaggccagctagcttgtgcttgAGAGGAGAATATGGGACGGCAGCCATGATGTTGGTGATTGGTGGGAGCCATAACACAACAGCTTATGAGAGTCTCTTGCCAGAAGAGCTGCTGTTTTCCCATTATATGTAGCAGGGTGACaactctgtttttttctgcaaagaaatATCCCCAGAGTTGTCTGTTGCTTCTGcaattaagtataaaaaaaaaacaatttactatttaatttactaaattgttCCAGTTATTAGTAATATACAGGTATGAGAATGCTGTTAAGTGTCTCCTTCATTCCCCCTTGACTGTACATGACGTGTGTACAGCTCCTATGCAGAGAATGAGCTTCCTCCGCCATTGCAGACCTAACAGATTATTCCCATGATTCCTCACTTTGCCATGTTGGCTGTAAATGTCCATATAAGTAATTTACTCATTTTGCAGCTGCTGTCCTAATGCATATGGTACAGCAAGAACTCCTGTCTGGTTTGTTTGCTTGGGGGGTTACCACAATGTATTGGGAATGCACCATCCAAACCTCCT is drawn from Pyxicephalus adspersus chromosome Z, UCB_Pads_2.0, whole genome shotgun sequence and contains these coding sequences:
- the MRRF gene encoding ribosome-recycling factor, mitochondrial, encoding MALTCLGKFRPALQQLRCTAVTCLWEAPLMLPQQQPLRVRMIRPLATKSSKGKSKGQAQARVNINTSLVEDIIDLKNVQQELRTVLDGLKEDFNKNLNIRTSPSAFDHIVVTTKDGKLPLSHLGQITMKSPRLFVINMSSFPESAPAVVNALRQSQMNLNPELDGTLIRVPVPQVTREHRENLVKLAKQLTNKAKDSLRKIRTRAVQEVKKAKDTASEDTIKLIEKQIQQMTDDTAAEMDKQLASKTKELLE
- the RBM18 gene encoding probable RNA-binding protein 18, with product MEEDLKTLPLENASILSEGSLQDGHRLWIGNLDPKITEYHLLKLLQKFGKVKQFDFLFHKSGPLEGHPRGYCFVNFETKGEAEKAIQCLNGKMALSKKLVVRWAHAQIKKYDNYKSEKVLPISLEPSSSTEPTQSSLSVNAKIKAIEAKLKMMAENPDNELPGQPSYSYFKASEKKRSIPYSRTSWKTKR